A DNA window from Flavisolibacter ginsenosidimutans contains the following coding sequences:
- a CDS encoding BsuBI/PstI family type II restriction endonuclease yields the protein MSKIDDAQKILKELGLPAAQQNEISAYTLLALCDIKPRDSWSQATRASLKVSKGIMAFCKDAYKKEYAPNTRETFRRQVLHQFVQARIADYNPDNPKLPVNSPNAHYAVTNEALEAIKTFGTKAWKEEVERFKSEIGELSKRYLKERKQNLIPVKLSNGKILKLSAGKHNEVQAAIVQDFAARFAQGSEVLYLGDTANKDLYIDQKKLKELGIHIDEHSKLPDVVLYDEKRNWLFLIEAVTSHGPVSPKRVIELEELLKDCKAGRVYVSAFPDFAEFKKHSTNIAWETEVWVVDFPEHMIHFNGDRFMGPR from the coding sequence ATGAGCAAAATTGATGACGCACAAAAAATACTGAAAGAATTAGGACTTCCCGCTGCCCAACAAAATGAAATCTCTGCTTACACTTTGTTAGCTCTTTGTGACATCAAACCAAGAGACAGTTGGAGCCAAGCTACAAGAGCAAGTTTGAAAGTTTCAAAAGGCATCATGGCTTTTTGCAAGGACGCTTATAAGAAAGAATATGCACCGAACACCAGAGAAACTTTCCGCAGGCAAGTTTTGCATCAGTTTGTGCAAGCGAGAATTGCTGATTACAATCCTGATAATCCGAAATTACCAGTAAATAGTCCAAATGCTCATTACGCTGTAACCAACGAAGCACTTGAGGCAATTAAAACCTTCGGAACAAAAGCTTGGAAAGAAGAGGTTGAGCGGTTTAAATCGGAAATTGGTGAATTATCAAAACGCTACTTGAAAGAACGAAAACAAAATCTAATTCCTGTAAAACTTAGTAATGGAAAAATATTGAAACTTTCAGCAGGAAAACATAATGAAGTGCAAGCTGCAATTGTACAGGACTTTGCTGCACGTTTTGCACAAGGAAGTGAAGTTCTGTATTTAGGCGATACTGCAAATAAGGATTTATATATAGACCAGAAGAAATTGAAAGAGTTGGGTATTCATATTGACGAGCATAGTAAACTTCCTGACGTCGTACTTTACGACGAAAAAAGGAATTGGCTTTTCTTGATTGAAGCTGTTACATCACATGGACCAGTTTCGCCTAAGCGGGTAATTGAATTGGAAGAACTGTTGAAAGACTGCAAAGCAGGAAGGGTTTACGTTTCTGCATTTCCCGACTTTGCAGAGTTTAAAAAGCATTCAACAAACATTGCTTGGGAAACTGAAGTTTGGGTAGTTGACTTTCCAGAGCACATGATACATTTTAACGGAGACCGCTTTATGGGGCCGAGATAA
- a CDS encoding dihydrofolate reductase family protein, producing MKRIVWFMHVTLDGFVAGPNGEMNWINVGEELFDYAGRETAAADTALYGRVTYDMMQGYWPTAADGPNPSKHDIEHSGWYNSVTKVVVSKTLKGKELDKTKIISENVAEQIQELKEGEGANIVVFGSPSIGHLLMQHNLIDDYWLFVNPVVLGEGIPLFAGSRLQLKLVSSERLASGVLALHYEKDVK from the coding sequence ATGAAACGAATCGTATGGTTCATGCACGTAACATTAGATGGCTTTGTAGCCGGGCCAAACGGCGAAATGAATTGGATAAACGTAGGCGAAGAACTCTTTGATTATGCGGGCCGGGAAACAGCGGCTGCGGATACGGCGCTTTACGGCCGGGTAACTTACGACATGATGCAAGGCTACTGGCCTACAGCTGCGGACGGCCCCAATCCGTCGAAGCACGACATTGAACACTCAGGGTGGTACAACAGCGTAACCAAGGTGGTTGTCTCCAAAACACTCAAAGGAAAAGAGCTTGACAAAACAAAAATCATCAGCGAGAATGTTGCGGAGCAAATTCAAGAGCTGAAAGAAGGCGAAGGCGCGAACATCGTCGTGTTTGGCAGCCCAAGCATTGGACACCTGCTCATGCAGCACAATTTGATTGATGATTATTGGTTGTTTGTAAACCCAGTTGTATTGGGCGAAGGCATTCCGTTGTTTGCCGGAAGCCGGCTTCAATTAAAATTGGTTTCATCTGAGCGCCTTGCTTCGGGTGTGCTGGCGCTGCATTACGAAAAGGATGTTAAATAA
- a CDS encoding alginate lyase family protein, translating to MKYLFVLLFSFLAQNGFAQFVGLNKKEISSLHNLIAKDSSAKKFYVSIRQTANDALAQTPDPIDTVVSEGHLATDPKKIRTGKSLKDIEKIYSLAITYAIEGKKDYLQKAGDYISAWATVNQPQGNPINDTKFEDLFFAYDLVKNDLPADQQKTINVWLVKMADAEIKTGAVKTKKTSFNNWNSHRLKVIGFIAYLLNNDTYKKYVADELPAQIEKNLLPDGSGIDFHERDALHYHTYTLEPLISLATVLKRATGKDFYRYASPSGASVQKSIDFLIPFVSGEKTHPEFVNSTVAFDKKRADNKEPGYQIGAPFKRTAGVPVLILASYFEPSCMAVVRETLNTSATYPTWQAVINAARK from the coding sequence ATGAAATACCTCTTTGTTTTACTTTTTTCCTTCCTTGCACAAAACGGCTTTGCTCAATTTGTTGGTTTGAATAAAAAAGAAATTTCTTCTCTGCACAACCTGATTGCAAAAGACAGCAGCGCAAAAAAGTTTTATGTGTCTATCAGACAAACTGCCAACGACGCACTTGCGCAAACACCCGACCCAATTGACACGGTTGTATCGGAAGGACATCTTGCCACCGACCCGAAGAAAATCAGAACGGGAAAATCGCTCAAGGACATTGAGAAGATTTATTCGCTGGCGATAACGTACGCAATCGAAGGCAAGAAAGATTATCTGCAAAAAGCAGGAGATTACATTTCAGCGTGGGCAACGGTGAACCAGCCGCAAGGCAATCCGATTAACGATACAAAATTCGAAGACCTCTTCTTTGCCTATGATCTTGTCAAGAATGATCTGCCCGCTGACCAGCAAAAAACAATCAATGTATGGCTGGTAAAGATGGCCGATGCAGAAATTAAAACAGGCGCGGTGAAAACAAAGAAGACGTCGTTCAACAACTGGAATTCACACCGCCTCAAGGTGATCGGATTCATTGCTTACCTGCTGAACAACGACACTTACAAAAAGTATGTTGCTGATGAACTGCCTGCACAAATTGAAAAGAACTTGTTGCCCGACGGAAGCGGCATTGATTTTCACGAAAGGGATGCTTTGCATTACCACACCTACACCCTCGAACCACTGATTAGTTTGGCCACCGTGCTGAAACGTGCCACCGGCAAAGATTTCTACCGTTATGCTTCACCTTCCGGCGCATCGGTACAGAAGTCAATTGATTTTCTAATCCCCTTCGTGAGCGGCGAAAAAACGCATCCCGAATTTGTCAACAGTACCGTGGCCTTCGACAAAAAACGAGCGGACAACAAAGAACCCGGCTACCAGATTGGTGCGCCTTTTAAGCGGACGGCTGGCGTACCGGTATTGATTCTGGCTTCTTACTTCGAACCTTCGTGCATGGCCGTTGTGCGGGAAACATTGAACACTTCCGCAACTTATCCAACCTGGCAAGCAGTCATTAACGCCGCAAGAAAATAA
- a CDS encoding putative Ig domain-containing protein, translating to MNFYLRRKFFAVVIFFFSCFALHAQDSLSKYILTPKESPSPKINGPKVFGVRPNHPILFTVPATGTRPMAFSADNLPKGITLDAKTGRLSGSISKPGEYILLLHAKNKLGETKRSFKIVVGETIALTPPMGWNSWNVYASKVTQELVAANARAMASSGLINHGWNYMNVDDVWQGKRGGEFGGIMSDSTTFPNMQALVDEVHNLGLKIGIYSTPWVESYGHHIGGSSQNPEGIFAKTTENVPRNKKQLPYAIGQYTFWDKDVKQWAKWGFDYLKYDWNPIEVPETKAMYDLLRASGRDVVFSLSNSTPFASIGELSKIANAWRTGGDIRDNWKSLKSRLLTQDKWAPYASPGHWNDPDMMIVGWVGWGKGPYPTHLTPDEQYSHMSAWCLQSVPLLLGNDLTKLDDFTLSLLTNDEVLAVNQDPLGKQATVVSKVDSCGVLAKDLEDGSKAAGLFNITDDITRRLSVKWSDLGIKGKYIVRDLWRQKDLGIFNEEFSADVPPHGVVMISLRKAKG from the coding sequence ATGAATTTTTATTTGCGCAGAAAGTTTTTTGCCGTCGTCATTTTTTTCTTCTCCTGTTTTGCTTTGCATGCGCAGGATAGCTTATCAAAATATATTTTAACGCCGAAAGAAAGCCCCTCGCCAAAAATTAACGGACCGAAAGTCTTTGGTGTTCGTCCCAATCACCCGATTCTTTTTACCGTTCCCGCAACCGGCACAAGGCCTATGGCCTTTTCGGCTGATAATCTTCCGAAAGGCATAACGCTTGATGCAAAGACCGGAAGACTTTCCGGCTCTATTTCAAAACCCGGCGAATACATTTTGCTGCTCCATGCGAAAAACAAGTTGGGCGAGACGAAACGTTCTTTCAAAATCGTCGTTGGCGAAACCATTGCGTTAACGCCGCCAATGGGTTGGAACAGTTGGAACGTTTACGCATCGAAAGTGACGCAGGAATTGGTGGCCGCCAACGCAAGAGCAATGGCTTCTTCTGGTCTGATTAACCACGGCTGGAACTACATGAACGTTGACGACGTGTGGCAAGGCAAAAGGGGAGGAGAATTTGGCGGCATCATGTCCGATTCAACCACCTTTCCGAACATGCAGGCTTTGGTTGATGAAGTACACAACCTGGGTTTGAAGATTGGCATTTATTCTACGCCCTGGGTTGAATCTTACGGTCACCACATCGGCGGCTCGTCGCAAAATCCCGAAGGCATTTTTGCAAAGACGACCGAGAACGTTCCCCGCAACAAAAAACAATTGCCCTACGCCATTGGTCAATACACGTTTTGGGACAAAGACGTAAAGCAATGGGCCAAGTGGGGCTTTGATTATTTAAAATACGATTGGAACCCGATTGAAGTTCCCGAAACAAAAGCCATGTACGACCTGTTACGGGCCAGCGGCCGTGACGTTGTATTCAGCCTTTCTAATTCAACGCCGTTTGCATCCATTGGTGAATTATCAAAGATTGCGAACGCATGGAGAACCGGCGGTGATATCAGAGATAATTGGAAGAGTTTGAAAAGCCGTTTGCTTACGCAAGATAAATGGGCCCCTTATGCAAGCCCCGGTCATTGGAACGATCCCGACATGATGATTGTTGGCTGGGTGGGTTGGGGCAAAGGCCCTTATCCAACGCATCTTACTCCCGACGAACAATATTCGCACATGAGCGCATGGTGTTTGCAATCCGTGCCTTTGCTGTTGGGCAATGATTTGACGAAACTGGATGACTTCACATTAAGTCTTTTAACCAACGATGAAGTGCTGGCAGTTAATCAAGACCCCTTAGGCAAACAAGCAACGGTTGTTTCGAAGGTTGATTCGTGTGGCGTGCTTGCAAAAGATTTGGAAGACGGCAGCAAAGCCGCAGGTTTGTTTAACATCACCGACGACATCACGAGAAGGCTTTCCGTGAAATGGAGCGACTTGGGCATCAAAGGCAAATACATTGTTCGCGACTTGTGGCGGCAAAAAGACCTTGGTATTTTCAACGAAGAATTTTCTGCCGATGTGCCGCCGCACGGCGTGGTGATGATCAGCCTTCGCAAAGCAAAAGGCTAA
- a CDS encoding alpha-L-fucosidase: MKKFFLLLLTVALLAQTSFSQNAARDARMEWWRDARFGMFIHWGVYSVPAGTYNGHQVNRIGEWIMNRGKIPVAEYQAYAKKFNPVLYNPDEWVRMAKDAGMKYIVITAKHHDGFAMFKSNASKWNIADATPYGKDVLKPLAAACKKYGIKLGFYYSQAQDWNNPGGAVARKPATEGWANPDSAKIDAYTAAHNGHWDPAQETKTMSQYMDDVAVPQVKELLTNYGDVAVLWWDTPTNMTDEYAAKLDALLKLQPNIITNDRLKRPNYPGDYKTPEQRIPNLSELDGKDWETCMTMNETWGYKSYAHNWKSTETLVRNLIDIASKGGNYLLNVGPKADGMFPQESIDILKGMGEWMKVNGEAIYGTTASPFAPVSWGRITKKETKGNTILYLHVFDWPKDGKLVTPALSNGLVSVSLLGSNEKIKAKQDNGAVEIKLPDNAPNKIASVVKLEVKGAVGTTGNKTVLKDKMKAGELD; this comes from the coding sequence ATGAAGAAATTTTTTCTCCTCTTGTTAACGGTCGCCCTTCTTGCACAAACAAGTTTTTCGCAGAATGCGGCACGCGATGCCCGCATGGAGTGGTGGCGCGATGCCCGCTTTGGTATGTTCATTCACTGGGGTGTGTATTCCGTTCCGGCCGGCACGTACAACGGTCATCAAGTGAATCGCATCGGCGAATGGATCATGAACCGCGGAAAAATTCCCGTAGCCGAATACCAGGCTTACGCAAAAAAGTTTAATCCGGTTTTGTACAATCCCGACGAATGGGTACGAATGGCCAAAGACGCCGGCATGAAATACATCGTCATCACGGCCAAGCATCACGACGGCTTTGCAATGTTTAAATCCAATGCCAGCAAATGGAACATTGCCGACGCAACACCTTACGGCAAAGACGTATTGAAACCGTTGGCCGCCGCTTGCAAAAAATACGGGATCAAACTGGGCTTTTATTATTCGCAGGCGCAGGACTGGAACAACCCTGGCGGCGCCGTGGCACGCAAACCGGCAACGGAAGGTTGGGCCAATCCCGACTCGGCAAAAATTGATGCCTACACCGCCGCGCACAACGGCCATTGGGACCCCGCGCAGGAAACAAAAACCATGTCGCAGTACATGGACGACGTAGCCGTGCCGCAAGTGAAAGAACTGTTGACGAATTACGGCGACGTGGCCGTTTTGTGGTGGGATACGCCAACCAACATGACCGATGAATATGCCGCAAAGTTGGATGCCCTGTTGAAGCTGCAACCGAACATTATTACGAACGACCGGTTAAAGCGTCCAAACTATCCCGGCGATTACAAAACACCCGAACAACGCATTCCCAACCTCAGTGAATTGGATGGAAAAGATTGGGAAACCTGCATGACGATGAACGAAACATGGGGTTATAAATCTTATGCGCACAATTGGAAAAGCACCGAAACACTCGTACGCAATTTGATTGACATTGCTTCCAAAGGCGGCAACTATTTGCTCAACGTTGGCCCCAAAGCCGACGGCATGTTTCCGCAGGAAAGCATTGACATTTTAAAAGGCATGGGCGAGTGGATGAAGGTGAACGGCGAAGCGATTTACGGCACAACGGCCAGTCCGTTTGCGCCGGTGAGTTGGGGCCGGATTACCAAAAAAGAAACCAAAGGCAACACGATTCTTTACCTGCACGTTTTCGATTGGCCAAAAGATGGAAAATTGGTAACGCCTGCATTGTCAAATGGACTGGTTTCGGTTTCACTTTTGGGCAGCAACGAAAAAATAAAAGCGAAACAAGACAACGGTGCAGTGGAAATTAAGCTGCCCGATAACGCACCCAACAAAATTGCATCGGTGGTGAAGCTGGAAGTGAAAGGAGCTGTTGGAACAACCGGAAACAAAACGGTTTTAAAAGACAAGATGAAGGCCGGTGAGCTGGATTGA
- a CDS encoding polysaccharide lyase 6 family protein: MKKLLLFAFLSVSTKLFAGTITVASVAELQAAINKAKPGDVIFVKDGVYTTTGDIVITTAGTKEKPIIVSAENFGKAEITGSGGFNLASPSSYVVIRDFKFTHAASKAKSSSGSTFCRWTNNIFETPGDGEDLLIAGNDNEIDHNSFQNKDAMGRFLAIRGTGKQIAQRLWIHHNYFKSQKDQGGKNGAETLQFGLSGFSMSSSNSVVEYNLFEDCAGENELISVKASAVTLRYNTIRNCPAQFTLRHGNRCQVYGNYFTATPGLRIFGDDHIIYSNYFEGCNPAINIGNGDGEVADGAQLTAHDRPDRVLIALNILVNNKANIVQQARKNGLGATNIKVVNNIIEGGSPAASISGPYTDATWSDNILFNTAGAGDMPPGTFITNDPKLSKDAAGVFQPTANLSVDNGQQKISFVKISPLHPAGVGAAKENK; this comes from the coding sequence ATGAAAAAACTTTTGCTTTTTGCTTTCTTATCCGTTTCAACAAAACTTTTTGCCGGTACAATAACCGTTGCTTCTGTTGCAGAATTGCAAGCAGCGATTAACAAGGCCAAACCCGGTGACGTCATCTTCGTAAAAGACGGTGTTTATACAACAACGGGCGACATTGTTATCACAACCGCAGGCACAAAAGAAAAGCCCATCATTGTTTCCGCAGAAAATTTCGGCAAGGCAGAAATCACCGGCAGTGGCGGTTTTAATCTTGCTTCGCCGTCGAGCTACGTCGTCATTCGCGATTTTAAATTCACCCACGCCGCATCCAAAGCAAAGTCTTCTTCCGGCAGCACCTTCTGCCGCTGGACAAACAATATTTTTGAAACACCCGGCGACGGCGAAGATTTGCTGATTGCCGGCAACGACAACGAGATTGACCACAACAGCTTTCAGAACAAAGACGCGATGGGCCGCTTCCTTGCCATTCGCGGCACGGGCAAGCAGATTGCACAACGTTTGTGGATTCATCACAACTATTTCAAATCGCAAAAAGATCAGGGTGGAAAAAACGGTGCGGAGACATTGCAGTTTGGTTTGAGCGGATTCAGCATGTCGTCAAGCAACAGCGTCGTAGAATACAATTTGTTTGAAGATTGTGCGGGAGAAAATGAGTTGATTTCTGTGAAAGCATCGGCCGTTACGCTTCGCTACAATACGATTCGTAATTGCCCGGCGCAATTCACGTTGCGGCACGGAAACCGCTGCCAGGTTTACGGCAACTATTTCACGGCCACGCCGGGCTTGCGCATCTTCGGCGACGACCACATCATCTACAGCAATTACTTTGAGGGTTGCAATCCTGCCATCAACATTGGTAACGGCGACGGTGAAGTAGCCGACGGCGCACAACTCACGGCACACGATCGTCCCGACAGAGTTTTAATTGCCCTGAACATTCTTGTCAACAACAAAGCAAACATTGTACAACAAGCGAGAAAGAACGGCCTTGGCGCAACGAACATAAAAGTTGTGAACAACATCATTGAAGGTGGAAGCCCAGCGGCCAGCATCAGCGGACCTTATACCGACGCTACATGGTCAGACAACATTCTTTTTAATACAGCCGGTGCAGGCGACATGCCGCCAGGTACTTTCATCACAAATGATCCAAAGCTTTCAAAAGATGCCGCCGGTGTGTTTCAGCCAACAGCAAATTTGTCTGTTGATAACGGGCAACAGAAAATTAGCTTCGTGAAAATAAGCCCGCTTCACCCGGCCGGTGTCGGCGCCGCAAAAGAAAATAAATAA